In the Phaeobacter piscinae genome, TCAGCGGGGCACCGGCTGGACCACCCATGAGGCGCCAATGGACCTTGCGCCGGTGCTCGACTCGCTAACGGCAGATCAGATCTGCCTCGTGGATTGCGCCACCATGTGGCTCAGCAATCAGATGCTGGCGGAGGCGAATCTGGAGGCCGCTCAGCGCGACCTGCTGGAGGCGCTGGGGCGCTGCGCGGCTGAGGTGGTTGTCGTCTCCAACGAGGTGGGCCACGGCATTGTGCCGGACAATGCGTTGGCGCGCGCCTTCCGTGAGGCGCAAGGGCGGCTCAATATCGCATTGGCCGGAATGGCCGACCGGGCCGTGCTGGTCACCGCCGGACTGCCGCAGCTGCTGAAAGGAACGCTATGAACAACGATGCCATCACACGGCTGTTTCTGGTCCGCCACGGTCCCACCCATGCCAAATCCATGGTCGGCTGGTCCGATCTGCCCGCGGATCTGTCGGACACTGCCGCGCTGGACCGGCTGCATGGCTACCTGCCGGAACAGGCGCTGG is a window encoding:
- the cobU gene encoding bifunctional adenosylcobinamide kinase/adenosylcobinamide-phosphate guanylyltransferase, translated to MPSKVTFILGGAASGKSDFAENLCLNSGKDRVYLATSQVFDDEMRAKIDRHLHQRGTGWTTHEAPMDLAPVLDSLTADQICLVDCATMWLSNQMLAEANLEAAQRDLLEALGRCAAEVVVVSNEVGHGIVPDNALARAFREAQGRLNIALAGMADRAVLVTAGLPQLLKGTL